In one Candidatus Margulisiibacteriota bacterium genomic region, the following are encoded:
- a CDS encoding NifB/NifX family molybdenum-iron cluster-binding protein, which yields MRIGVTLDNDSGLESNVCPHFGQCTHFLIADVDNSTVTAKKVVPNNAVHGGGGCLAVDEIRKYGVTHVISGGMGMGAQQKFRENGIIVFGHAGKAKEAIEDLLKNGLGGLEACSHGHQHKEGE from the coding sequence ATGAGGATAGGAGTTACGCTCGATAACGATTCCGGGCTGGAAAGCAATGTGTGCCCGCATTTCGGCCAGTGCACACACTTTTTGATTGCGGATGTCGACAACAGCACAGTAACGGCAAAAAAGGTCGTTCCTAACAACGCGGTCCACGGAGGCGGGGGATGTTTGGCGGTTGACGAGATACGCAAATACGGGGTGACGCATGTTATTTCAGGCGGTATGGGTATGGGAGCCCAGCAAAAGTTCAGAGAAAATGGCATCATCGTGTTTGGACATGCGGGCAAGGCAAAAGAAGCGATAGAGGACCTTTTGAAGAACGGGCTTGGAGGCTTAGAGGCCTGCTCCCACGGTCATCAGCACAAAGAAGGAGAATAA
- a CDS encoding NifB/NifX family molybdenum-iron cluster-binding protein gives MIICVSAQDKDPGAKVDPRFGRCSYFMFFDTETGEFEAVKNPNLSANSGAGPQSAQLVSSKGAKKVLTGNVGPNALGTLTAAGIEVLSGISGTVKEAIEKNK, from the coding sequence ATGATCATATGCGTAAGCGCCCAGGATAAAGACCCGGGGGCAAAAGTGGATCCCAGGTTCGGCAGATGCTCCTATTTTATGTTTTTTGATACTGAGACAGGAGAGTTCGAAGCCGTAAAAAACCCTAACCTGTCGGCAAATTCGGGCGCTGGTCCGCAGTCCGCTCAACTGGTATCCTCTAAAGGCGCAAAAAAGGTGCTTACAGGCAATGTGGGGCCAAACGCTTTAGGAACTTTGACCGCGGCAGGGATAGAGGTCCTGTCCGGGATATCAGGAACAGTAAAAGAGGCAATAGAAAAGAACAAATGA
- the hydF gene encoding [FeFe] hydrogenase H-cluster maturation GTPase HydF has product MEKAEETLPESPDTDKTPKSLRLQIGLFGRTNTGKSTFLNMVAGQDVAVTSSLAGTTTDTVEKTMELLPAGPVVFLDTAGIDDKGRLSKKRLEKTKKIFERADIGLIITEPSIWGRYEENLALELKKRNTPVIIVVNKADLHGPSGTFLKKLRSKGAGILFCSSTDAVRRKEYVSAFRELLIKALPDEYLRPRPIIGDLVPKGSLAFLIVPIDFAAPKGRIILPQVQVIRDLLDHGCASLTVKENGLKKMLASLKRPPAMVVCDSQVAFKTAKETPKNIKCTTFSILFSRYKGDLEESVRGAAVLDNLKKSDRILIAEACSHHPVEGDIGRVKLPKWLAKHLGFKPRIDTVSGRDYPRDLSRYRLVIHCGACMITRKEMLLRIEKCKKAGVAVTNYGVCICHLFGILNRVLEPFSIR; this is encoded by the coding sequence ATGGAAAAAGCCGAAGAAACATTACCCGAAAGTCCTGATACCGATAAAACACCAAAATCCTTAAGGCTGCAGATAGGCCTTTTTGGAAGGACAAACACCGGAAAATCCACTTTTCTCAACATGGTGGCGGGTCAGGATGTGGCGGTCACTTCTTCCCTGGCCGGGACCACGACCGACACGGTGGAAAAGACCATGGAATTGCTTCCTGCGGGGCCTGTTGTCTTTCTTGACACGGCAGGCATAGATGACAAAGGCCGGCTTTCCAAAAAACGCCTTGAAAAAACAAAAAAGATCTTTGAACGCGCGGATATCGGCCTGATAATCACCGAGCCTTCTATCTGGGGAAGATACGAAGAGAACCTTGCCCTTGAACTCAAAAAAAGGAATACTCCGGTAATTATTGTCGTGAACAAGGCGGACCTGCACGGCCCTTCCGGGACATTCTTAAAGAAGTTAAGATCAAAGGGAGCCGGAATACTGTTTTGCTCGAGCACCGATGCCGTCAGAAGAAAAGAATATGTTAGCGCCTTTAGAGAACTGCTGATAAAGGCCCTGCCAGACGAGTATTTAAGGCCGCGCCCCATCATAGGGGACCTTGTCCCGAAAGGGTCCCTGGCCTTTCTGATAGTTCCGATAGACTTTGCGGCCCCCAAAGGCAGGATAATACTTCCTCAGGTACAGGTTATCAGGGACCTTTTGGACCACGGCTGCGCCTCCCTTACCGTAAAAGAGAACGGCCTCAAAAAAATGCTGGCATCGCTAAAAAGACCTCCTGCAATGGTCGTCTGCGACTCGCAGGTAGCCTTTAAGACCGCAAAAGAAACCCCGAAAAACATAAAGTGCACTACTTTTTCTATACTTTTTTCCAGATACAAGGGGGATCTGGAAGAGTCTGTCAGGGGAGCGGCAGTTCTGGACAACCTGAAAAAGAGCGATAGAATACTTATAGCCGAGGCCTGCAGCCATCATCCGGTCGAAGGGGATATCGGAAGAGTAAAGCTGCCTAAATGGCTGGCTAAACACCTCGGATTTAAGCCCAGGATAGACACCGTCAGCGGAAGGGATTATCCAAGGGATCTTTCAAGATACAGGCTCGTCATACATTGCGGGGCCTGCATGATAACCAGAAAAGAAATGCTCTTAAGGATAGAAAAATGCAAAAAAGCGGGCGTTGCCGTCACCAATTACGGGGTTTGCATCTGTCATCTGTTCGGCATCCTTAACAGGGTGCTGGAACCGTTCTCTATCCGCTAG
- a CDS encoding class I SAM-dependent methyltransferase, giving the protein MTRPYRYIDKSAAFLKEEEIKENRKRLEERERIHLRYGMDRASAYSHIAGLLLPLQSKVLEIGTGRGVTAAFLAKSQGSITTVDVSDSDTRTALLNAAHDKTLDRISYCVCDAVSLPFLEKEFDHSVSINGFHHFSNPKAVMAEMLRVTKNKIVVADFSESGFEIIRAIHAMDGNTHEEHNNDTGLIGRIFRELGYEPERHDTPNFVVYVVDKKKGRS; this is encoded by the coding sequence TTGACAAGACCTTACAGGTATATAGACAAGTCAGCCGCTTTCCTAAAAGAAGAAGAGATAAAAGAGAACAGAAAGCGACTGGAAGAAAGGGAGCGAATCCATCTTAGATACGGGATGGACCGTGCATCTGCATACAGCCATATAGCCGGATTGCTGCTTCCCCTGCAAAGCAAAGTGCTGGAGATAGGCACAGGGAGAGGAGTAACCGCGGCCTTTCTTGCAAAATCCCAAGGATCGATAACTACCGTGGATGTTTCGGACAGTGACACCAGGACCGCGCTGCTCAATGCCGCCCATGACAAGACCCTGGACAGGATCTCTTACTGTGTGTGCGACGCTGTCAGCCTGCCGTTTCTCGAAAAAGAATTTGACCATTCCGTGTCGATAAACGGTTTTCACCACTTCAGCAACCCAAAAGCCGTTATGGCGGAAATGCTGCGGGTCACCAAAAATAAAATAGTAGTGGCCGATTTTTCCGAGAGCGGTTTTGAGATCATCAGGGCGATACACGCCATGGACGGCAACACACACGAAGAGCACAACAACGATACAGGGCTTATAGGCAGGATATTCAGGGAACTGGGCTATGAACCGGAAAGGCACGACACACCTAATTTCGTTGTTTATGTCGTGGACAAAAAGAAAGGAAGATCATAA
- a CDS encoding ATP-binding protein produces MIISVASGKGGTGKTTAAVGLALSLDNTQLLDCDVEEPNAHIFLKPEIEKSFKAGIPVPVVDRDRCSLCGKCASVCKYNAIAVLPNSAAGSGKVLVFPQLCHGCGACSMFCPKQAIKEVDRPIGNIETGKKNGLLFAHGRLDVGEAMSPPLIRQVKKLADTSRTVIIDAPPGTSCPVIATVKGSDLCLLVTEPTPFGMNDLALAVEAMHKLKIPVGVIINRCDMGNDKVETYCKNRNIPVLMKIPFKKEIAKAYSKGSPIIEPLPQYKKEFRSLLKKIGALTRK; encoded by the coding sequence ATGATAATATCAGTTGCAAGCGGCAAAGGCGGAACAGGAAAAACCACCGCTGCAGTCGGTCTGGCCCTGTCGCTTGATAATACCCAGCTGTTGGATTGCGATGTAGAAGAGCCGAATGCGCACATCTTTTTGAAGCCGGAGATCGAAAAGAGCTTTAAGGCCGGCATTCCGGTCCCTGTTGTTGACAGGGACAGATGCAGCCTGTGCGGCAAATGCGCCTCTGTCTGCAAATATAACGCGATAGCCGTTCTTCCAAATAGCGCAGCAGGTTCGGGAAAGGTCCTGGTCTTTCCGCAGCTTTGCCACGGCTGCGGGGCCTGTTCCATGTTCTGTCCGAAGCAGGCAATTAAAGAAGTTGACCGCCCTATCGGAAATATCGAAACAGGAAAAAAGAACGGGCTACTATTTGCGCACGGAAGGCTTGATGTCGGGGAGGCAATGTCCCCTCCTCTTATCAGGCAGGTAAAAAAACTCGCGGACACCTCAAGAACAGTGATCATAGACGCTCCTCCGGGAACATCATGCCCGGTGATCGCCACTGTTAAAGGAAGCGATCTTTGTCTTTTGGTCACCGAACCAACTCCGTTTGGCATGAACGACCTGGCCCTGGCAGTTGAGGCAATGCACAAATTAAAGATACCGGTCGGGGTTATCATCAATAGGTGCGATATGGGAAATGACAAAGTTGAAACTTACTGCAAAAACCGGAATATCCCGGTCCTGATGAAAATACCCTTTAAGAAGGAAATTGCAAAGGCATATTCTAAGGGCAGCCCCATTATCGAACCGCTGCCGCAGTACAAAAAAGAGTTCAGATCGCTCCTAAAAAAGATAGGGGCGCTGACAAGGAAATAA
- a CDS encoding YibE/F family protein produces the protein MKLKLISAFLAAAVVLSMPCLASEEVHQPQHARAKVLSVKDLSESMGPSPAMKTLVQEVTVKVTSGRFSGKQMTLEHRASGGMIASDMILRPGDRVMLYVDEYPTRAESPDGTPVFNIADYERDAPIYWLAFFFCLLLVALGGLKGLKSLIGLLITVVLVFLVLFPLAFMGLNPLLVSVAISGAVLVIVFRIIAGRTAKGYSAAIGTFFGVSIAGLLAYAVGSMVHLSGLSSEESKMLLFSMNLKIDYQGLLFGSIVIGALGAVMDVGMSIASAVEEVHKVHPNSNFKDLFNAGMNVGRDVMGTMSNTLILAYTASAMPLLMLLIANNISPDKIMNLEMIVTEAVRALAGSIGLVLCIPITAFVSALMQTKNRT, from the coding sequence ATGAAGCTCAAGTTGATATCCGCTTTCCTGGCCGCGGCAGTTGTGCTTTCTATGCCCTGCCTTGCTTCTGAAGAAGTGCACCAGCCGCAGCACGCAAGGGCAAAGGTGCTTTCGGTAAAAGACCTGTCAGAAAGCATGGGCCCCTCCCCTGCCATGAAAACCCTCGTGCAGGAAGTGACCGTCAAAGTGACATCGGGCAGGTTTTCCGGAAAGCAGATGACCTTAGAGCACAGGGCCTCCGGAGGCATGATAGCCTCTGACATGATACTGCGTCCCGGGGACAGGGTCATGCTATATGTGGATGAATATCCGACCCGGGCCGAAAGCCCCGACGGCACCCCGGTTTTTAACATCGCCGATTATGAAAGAGACGCTCCTATATACTGGCTTGCTTTTTTCTTTTGCCTCCTGCTTGTGGCCCTGGGCGGCTTAAAAGGCCTTAAGTCGCTGATTGGGCTTCTGATAACCGTAGTGCTTGTCTTTCTGGTGCTTTTCCCCCTTGCCTTTATGGGGCTTAATCCTCTTCTTGTTTCGGTAGCTATCTCAGGGGCGGTCCTTGTCATCGTTTTCAGGATAATCGCCGGAAGAACGGCCAAGGGCTACAGCGCCGCAATAGGTACTTTTTTCGGCGTTTCTATTGCAGGTCTGCTCGCTTACGCGGTAGGCAGCATGGTCCATCTTTCCGGGCTAAGCAGCGAAGAATCCAAAATGCTGCTTTTTTCGATGAACCTTAAGATAGACTATCAGGGGCTGCTGTTCGGCAGCATCGTAATAGGAGCCCTGGGCGCTGTCATGGACGTAGGGATGTCGATCGCCTCGGCAGTAGAAGAGGTCCATAAGGTACATCCCAATTCCAATTTTAAAGACCTTTTTAACGCCGGTATGAATGTGGGAAGGGATGTTATGGGGACCATGTCCAACACTCTTATCCTGGCCTACACCGCCTCGGCCATGCCGCTTCTTATGCTTTTGATAGCCAACAATATCTCCCCAGACAAGATAATGAACCTTGAGATGATAGTAACAGAAGCGGTCCGTGCGCTTGCCGGAAGCATAGGACTTGTGCTTTGCATACCTATAACCGCCTTCGTATCGGCACTTATGCAGACAAAGAACCGCACATAA
- a CDS encoding DUF134 domain-containing protein, which yields MTPRPRKWRFCAPLGGDTFFKPRGIPLSGLEIIELGQDELEAMRLCDFEEMEQEEASKKMNISRGTVQRLLYSGRKKILNALINTKALKVTGGEHIVPPPGFGRGRRHGRWGSF from the coding sequence ATGACGCCAAGACCAAGAAAATGGAGGTTTTGCGCTCCGCTGGGCGGGGACACCTTCTTTAAACCCAGGGGTATCCCGCTTTCGGGACTGGAGATCATAGAGCTGGGACAGGACGAACTTGAAGCAATGCGCCTGTGCGACTTTGAAGAAATGGAACAGGAAGAAGCATCCAAAAAGATGAACATCTCCAGAGGAACTGTGCAGAGGCTTCTTTATTCGGGAAGAAAAAAGATCTTGAATGCCCTGATAAACACAAAAGCGCTTAAAGTGACCGGAGGGGAGCATATTGTGCCCCCGCCGGGCTTTGGCAGAGGCAGAAGGCACGGAAGATGGGGATCTTTTTGA
- a CDS encoding C-GCAxxG-C-C family (seleno)protein, translating to MRVKKAVEHFRGLNGKRRLNCAQSVAAAFADDGLTSDPDIEGFSACGFGRAPEGYCGSFYAALSLLKKAGIGRDKELSDEFKACAGSLKCAEIRAARKATCRQTVAKAVELVERLKT from the coding sequence ATGAGAGTTAAAAAAGCTGTTGAGCATTTTCGCGGCCTTAACGGAAAAAGACGCCTAAACTGCGCTCAGTCCGTTGCGGCAGCCTTTGCGGACGACGGCCTGACATCAGATCCCGATATCGAAGGGTTTTCGGCCTGCGGATTCGGCCGGGCTCCCGAAGGATACTGCGGAAGCTTTTATGCCGCCCTTTCCCTTTTAAAAAAGGCCGGTATCGGCAGGGATAAAGAACTGTCGGATGAATTCAAGGCCTGCGCCGGCTCCCTGAAATGCGCGGAGATCAGGGCTGCAAGAAAGGCGACCTGCAGGCAAACTGTGGCAAAAGCTGTAGAACTCGTGGAAAGGCTCAAAACATGA
- a CDS encoding ATP-binding protein gives MKQIVVISGKGGTGKTVVTGSLASLADSKVMVDCDVDAANLHLLLGPKVKERHEFRSGETAVIDKNMCSKCGECARVCRFGAISRDIEVEPFSCEGCGLCALVCPKKAIKMQENLAGEWFLSETRYGLFVHAKLGIAEENSGKLVSKIRKVAADLAETNRLQYVIIDGPPGIGCPVIASLSGVDFALVVTEPSLSGLHDAQRAIDTALHFKVPSKLLINKFDLNSDMSARIEEYCKGKGVPVVGKIPFDKTVVEAVASGKPAVEYCSGPVKETLEKLWKEIKEGAS, from the coding sequence ATGAAACAGATAGTAGTTATAAGCGGAAAAGGAGGCACAGGCAAAACCGTAGTAACGGGTTCGCTTGCCTCCCTTGCGGACAGCAAGGTCATGGTCGATTGCGATGTTGACGCGGCAAACCTGCACCTGCTGCTTGGCCCCAAGGTCAAAGAGCGCCATGAGTTCCGCAGCGGAGAAACAGCCGTCATAGACAAGAATATGTGCAGCAAATGCGGCGAGTGTGCGCGCGTATGCAGGTTCGGCGCCATAAGCCGGGATATCGAGGTGGAGCCGTTCTCTTGCGAAGGCTGCGGCCTCTGCGCTCTTGTCTGTCCTAAAAAAGCCATAAAAATGCAAGAAAATTTGGCGGGAGAGTGGTTCCTTTCGGAAACGCGCTACGGGCTTTTTGTCCATGCCAAGCTGGGCATAGCCGAGGAAAATTCCGGGAAACTCGTATCTAAAATAAGAAAGGTAGCTGCAGATCTTGCAGAAACAAATCGGCTGCAATATGTGATCATCGACGGCCCCCCGGGGATAGGCTGTCCGGTCATAGCCTCTTTGTCGGGGGTGGACTTCGCGCTGGTAGTTACAGAACCGTCCCTGTCCGGACTCCATGATGCCCAAAGGGCAATAGACACCGCTCTTCATTTTAAGGTGCCCTCCAAACTGCTGATCAATAAATTCGATCTCAACAGCGATATGTCCGCAAGAATAGAAGAATACTGCAAAGGAAAAGGGGTCCCGGTAGTAGGAAAAATTCCTTTTGACAAAACAGTGGTCGAAGCAGTGGCCAGCGGCAAACCTGCCGTTGAATACTGCAGCGGTCCGGTCAAGGAAACACTTGAAAAGCTCTGGAAAGAAATAAAGGAAGGAGCCAGCTGA
- a CDS encoding thioredoxin family protein, protein MKKLVRYFAVLLAAAVFGLSIGFAAEKTLKQPVVPTKGIKVVYIQLGSEKCPPCKRMEPILNEIRAEYKGQVEVVYHDVWTRQGAPYGEKYGVRAIPTQILFDSMGKEYYRHIGYLSKEELVKVLEAGGAKHP, encoded by the coding sequence ATGAAGAAACTGGTTAGATACTTTGCGGTTCTATTGGCAGCAGCGGTGTTTGGGCTTTCTATCGGTTTTGCAGCGGAAAAAACTCTAAAGCAGCCCGTTGTCCCCACAAAAGGAATAAAGGTCGTCTATATACAGCTTGGTTCAGAAAAATGCCCACCCTGCAAAAGAATGGAGCCCATTCTTAACGAGATAAGAGCCGAGTACAAAGGGCAGGTCGAGGTGGTTTATCATGATGTCTGGACCAGGCAGGGAGCCCCGTACGGGGAAAAATACGGGGTTAGGGCCATCCCGACCCAGATATTGTTCGACTCTATGGGAAAAGAATACTACCGCCACATCGGATACCTTTCTAAGGAAGAACTTGTTAAGGTTCTTGAGGCCGGGGGAGCAAAACACCCTTGA
- a CDS encoding Mrp/NBP35 family ATP-binding protein, producing the protein MQDEGRKKLDEQNKRIKEKMMRVKHTLIVMSGKGGVGKTSVAVNLAYALSLKGKKVGLMDIDIHGPNIAKMLGIEKESIFGFEFGILPVEVSENLKAVSLALTGNSPDLPMIWRGPMKASLIRQFLADVNWGGLDYLVIDSPPGTGDEPLSACQLIPNISGAVIVTTPQDVAILDARKSVSFAKEIRVPVAGIIENMSGFICPHCKTELDIFKKGGGEKAAAELGVPFLGKVPFEMELVELADKGTPFMSFGKKSRSAEAFTKIVENIMEFVGDQG; encoded by the coding sequence ATGCAGGACGAAGGAAGAAAAAAACTCGACGAACAGAACAAAAGGATAAAGGAAAAAATGATGAGGGTCAAACACACCCTCATCGTGATGAGCGGTAAAGGCGGGGTCGGAAAGACCTCCGTGGCCGTCAATCTGGCCTATGCCCTTTCGCTCAAGGGTAAAAAAGTCGGACTTATGGATATTGACATACACGGACCAAATATCGCAAAAATGCTGGGAATAGAGAAAGAATCCATCTTCGGCTTTGAGTTCGGCATACTGCCTGTTGAGGTGTCCGAAAACCTTAAAGCCGTAAGCCTTGCGCTGACGGGGAATTCCCCTGACCTTCCGATGATCTGGAGAGGCCCGATGAAAGCCTCTCTTATAAGGCAATTCCTGGCCGATGTAAACTGGGGCGGCCTTGATTATCTAGTGATCGACTCTCCCCCCGGCACAGGGGACGAGCCTTTGAGCGCCTGCCAGCTCATTCCCAATATTTCGGGCGCGGTCATAGTTACCACGCCGCAGGATGTTGCGATACTGGACGCGCGCAAAAGCGTTTCTTTTGCAAAAGAGATCAGGGTCCCCGTAGCCGGGATCATAGAGAACATGAGCGGTTTTATCTGCCCTCACTGTAAGACGGAGCTGGACATTTTCAAAAAAGGCGGAGGGGAAAAGGCCGCAGCAGAGCTTGGAGTCCCCTTTCTTGGCAAAGTGCCTTTTGAAATGGAACTGGTAGAGCTTGCGGACAAAGGGACTCCGTTCATGTCCTTTGGAAAAAAGAGCAGATCCGCCGAGGCTTTCACAAAAATAGTGGAAAATATCATGGAATTCGTCGGCGATCAAGGTTAA
- a CDS encoding Hsp20/alpha crystallin family protein, with translation MALIKFDPFKGDLFSLQKQAWQPFFEDIAEWPELTMTQGLNVYEQDDRVFVKAAVPGIPEEKLDITYEDGVLHITGSVEEKEEEKKKKKVVYRKQMISSVDYTTYLPRPVDASAIEAEVKDGVVTIKAPIAEAAKPKRISVKAAKN, from the coding sequence ATGGCGCTCATCAAGTTCGATCCGTTCAAAGGAGACCTCTTTTCTCTGCAAAAGCAGGCATGGCAGCCGTTCTTTGAGGACATAGCGGAGTGGCCGGAACTGACTATGACCCAGGGCCTTAATGTTTATGAACAGGACGATAGGGTGTTCGTTAAGGCCGCGGTCCCCGGAATACCCGAAGAAAAGCTTGATATCACCTATGAAGACGGCGTGCTCCACATAACGGGCTCAGTTGAAGAAAAAGAGGAAGAAAAGAAGAAGAAAAAGGTCGTTTACAGAAAACAGATGATCTCTTCTGTAGATTACACGACCTATCTGCCGCGCCCGGTCGATGCCTCAGCGATAGAAGCCGAGGTTAAGGACGGCGTGGTGACCATAAAGGCCCCGATAGCAGAAGCGGCCAAGCCCAAAAGGATCTCCGTAAAGGCCGCAAAGAACTAG
- a CDS encoding DUF5320 family protein, which yields MPGGDRTGPWGQGPGTGGGFGGCVPFGRGRGFFGRGGGRGFGRGLGRGFGLARGFFCKIRWAKDERNSA from the coding sequence ATGCCGGGAGGAGACAGAACAGGGCCATGGGGACAGGGACCGGGGACCGGAGGAGGCTTTGGCGGCTGCGTGCCGTTTGGCCGGGGCCGCGGTTTCTTTGGCCGCGGAGGCGGCAGAGGTTTTGGCAGGGGGCTTGGCAGAGGTTTTGGGCTGGCAAGAGGTTTTTTCTGCAAGATCCGCTGGGCAAAAGATGAGAGGAATTCAGCTTGA